Genomic DNA from Parambassis ranga chromosome 5, fParRan2.1, whole genome shotgun sequence:
CTAGCCCTTTTCAGGTAACAAGGACTCTGGTCCCAGGTTGCCTCTTTGTCATTCTTAGCACCAAACCTGAGGGAAAAAAGTGCCTATTCTATAGCTGTAGCTCCTTAGTGGGCCTCCAGAGGCTAATTTCAATAACAGGCTCTTTGCCATAAGAAGAACTTGCACATACTTGGACCAGAAGGAAGGCTTTGCAGCAAGATTTGCAAGTGACGATCTAAGAGGGCAATTTCTTCACCATCGCTATGTAGAGCCCTTCAAGTGCTAGAGTGAGCAATTTGTAGCCTGTGTCACTGCCTCAAGAGGTCACATTGTAATTGTTCACTTCTACTTCTTGGTCTTACAACAGTGCGTTTAACCCCTCTAAGCAACTAGAATATTACAATCAATGATCTCACTAATGCGATCTCCTCAGTAGGGACTTTATTCCTTTGTTCCCTGCTAGTTTCTGTCTCCTAGAAGCTGTCTCATTTTTAACCCCTCTATCCACACCTCGCTGTCTCTTTACTCCTTTTTCAGGATTGCTGCAGAGCAAAGTAGTAGGTTGGCAAAGTATAGGAGCCTTCGATAAAGCCTTCCCATTTGTAACAAATGAGTCGGTTCTGCTTCCAGGCTGAAGTAAGGGCATCCTCACAGATTGCATTCGCAGTGCTTTTCCATGATGTCTGGCAGTGTGCATGGTTGTGTGGTGCTCACTCATTCTGACTCCAGAGGGTTCACATGTACTTGctgcccctcccccctctggtTTTGCATCTTCACTCATCCCACCATAGTCATAGCCTTACACTTTTGGTAGTCCTTCCATCATGTTCTAACTTTAATAGCTCTGGCCGTAACATTACCTTTAAGTGACCTGTTTTGTGTTCATGATCCAAGTTTTGCATTATGCACATCCTTGACATTGTCATGAGAATTTCCCAGTCTTCTTGCCAAATCAAATGacattctgtttttgtgaaaggGTGCATATCAAAATGCATGACCCGCCCCACATGACTTTGCAGTGACAAATCCAGAGAGGTCTTCATTTGTCTCATGTCTGTAATGACTAATATGTGCTTATGTCTGTCTCCCACAGAATTGAGAAAAAGTAAAAAGGCAAGAAAATTAAAAGAAGATACTGACAAGgctcattcttttgttttcGAGGAGACATTCAGCAAATCAGACTTTTAAACAAATGGCATGGAAGTTCAAGAGTCCAATCCACAGTTTTAACAtgcagtttgtctgtgttgccaaAAGGAAGAAATTGAGATATCACAGCATCTCTGAGAGACTGGACAAACACTCACTGACAGATTCTCCTACAGAGGACTGTAAAGCTACTGATCATTGCACTTCATCTTCCTGAGATTTGTTTTCTTATTGTCCAACATGCCAGTGTTTTCTAAATGAGCTGGGATTTTATTTGTGGTTCTGTGATGAaatttgggttttttttgggtttgtttttttttgtacattccTCTTTGTTGTTCCTCAGTGCCCATTTCACCTTGTACCAAAATCTCGCCTTTTTTCAGCTGATAATAAACCACTGGCAGTAGCACTGACACTTGCATCATTAACTATGCCAGTTGTAGTCTCCCATTTGATACAGAGCTGATGACCCCAAGAAAaatgttaataataaaatgtggaAAATTTCAGGACAGGATGTTTTTGTAATGAAGTAGAGGAAATAAAGAAACTGAGGTGAGTTTCTTGTGTCTTTctttgctgtagaaaaaaagGAACACTTTTATGCAAGAGTGATCACAGGGATTCTTTATTATGAATGCAATAATGCTACAACTTTAAGATGCAGTGCTGAATCTTTTCCAATCTGCCTGTAGACTCGGTTCCATGTAAATCTGTCTTTGTATTTCCCTAAAAACGTTTCTTGCTAATCTGAAATGAAGGAATCAAAAATGCTATCCTAATGCTAAAAAATAGCCCATAAACATCGCTGCTTATTAAGTTAACATACTGCTCAAGCCTCACTTGTATTTCTGCATTGACTGAGGAGTATTGAAGAGACACTAAGGTACTCTGTAGCTAGAATGAAGCAGCCGAATGATAGCAACAACTACAGTCCACACAgaaggacagatttaaaattTCACCCTCACTGGTGTTTAGTTTGAAGAAGTGTGTAAGTTATGTGGCATCACAGAGATGTTAAGTGTAGTGTAGCAGTAGCATTAGCAGATCAACTCAGTGTTATGTCTGCTGTCTGGCAAAATTCAATTTTGAatacatgttattttatttaaagctgcagtcttaCTTGAACTAGATGACATTGACACGTTGAGTCATCATGGCGGACAGGTGCCAAGTAATGTTTTATTGAAACAAGCTACAACCGTTAATGTTATATCTACCTGctttcttctcctgttttctgATGACAGGAATCTTAACtgacacagcagaaaagaaaacaaatgtattttataatgACACTATTCCATCAGGTGTCATGCTACAGCCACAATTATTTCTACCAAGTTGTTGTTTGAGCGAGTCGAATTATCTATCTGTCTATTAGAGACACCAAACATGCAGGTGCACCACCCTATTAGAAAAGTAGACAACCCTAAAAAAGGTCTCTGCGAGTGCCTAAGGTCAGGTAAGAAGAGGAAGCCTAGAAAATAAAATCCAACTTTGATGTTTTTTCACAAACATGAGCTGGGATGTAGGTTTTCTTCTTAATCTTTAATGTGGACAAAATACAACATTAAGACAAGCGGTGATGgttaagaaaaagaagaggacatTTGGCAGCATTCACTTTGGCCATCTCAACTCAGAAATCTGTAAAAGCCAAATACTTAAATTAGACCAACCTAAATCATAGAAAAGTCATATTGTCTGAGGTTTAATCTTCAGTCacttaaagtgtgtgtgaagttcaCCTGGGCCTGATGACTCTCCCATGCAGTCCTCTGTATCTCTGATCACTCTGGATGGATGTTAGATCCTCTTTATATGTCCCTTCGTAGATATCTGACTGACGCTTCATATAGCTCTCACTTTCATCCCTGTAGGAAAAAATGTTAACATaaattttgtgtattttttacatTACCCTCCTGATAGTTTTGGAATGACATCATTCATCTTGTGCTACCTACCCCAGCCGTTTGCCCATTATTGTCTGAAGGAACTTCCTGGCAGAGATTTGGCCCAGGACTTTCCTGTAACTGTTTGTGAAGATGGCATCAGCATGACGCCCTGAGCTAAGATCACAATGTGGTGGATTTACATCAGTTCAGTTGTCATAGGAGTGAATGAAG
This window encodes:
- the ghrh gene encoding somatoliberin, producing the protein MMEKAALLVFCCLVMSLSGSPLYPSIRFGQRDTSILMTSAIKNPADQLEEDMHPARGRAELRSGRHADAIFTNSYRKVLGQISARKFLQTIMGKRLGDESESYMKRQSDIYEGTYKEDLTSIQSDQRYRGLHGRVIRPRFLS